The Pseudomonas solani genome segment GCATCTGCGTGCCCGACCCCAATGGCGTGCTGGCGCCTTACCAGGAGCGGGCCGGCGCGGTGGCGGCGTCGGCGCTGGAGGGCTGGCTGCTGCGTTCGCGGGAGTCGGCGGCGCGGCAGGGCACCTTGCCGATCCCGGCGGAGATACGCCAGCGCCTGCTGCCCTGGTACCCGGCCGAGCTGCTGGATGCGGTGCGCTACAAGGTGGGTGACAGCGACGAGATGAACGCCGCGCGGACCATGCTGCAGAACCCCGATATCAAGGCGGTGACCCTGGTGGACATCATCGTCTTCCGCACCGAGGACGCGGCCCTGCACGACGTGGCGCTGTGGGCCCACGAGCTGTTCCACGTGCAGCAGTACCGGGACTGGGGCAGCGCCGGTTTTGCCCAGCGCTACAGCCGCGATTTCAACGCGGTGGAAGCGCCGGCCTATTCCCGGCAGCTGGAGGTGAGCCGCGCCCTGCGGCGCGGCGAGTGAGGCCGATCAACGCTCGCGCATGGCTTCCGAGCGGGCCTTGAGCACCGGCTTGAGCAGGTAGTCGAGCACGCTCTTCTCGCCGGTGATGATGTCCACCGTGGCGATCATCCCGGGGATGATCAGCAGCGGGTGGTCGTCCTTGCCCAGGTGGCTTTTGTCGGTGCGCACCTGGATCAGGTAGAAGCTGTTGCCCTTGTCGTCGGTGATGGTGTCGGCGCCGATCAGTTCCAGCTTGGCCTTGAGGCCGCCGTAGATGGTGTAGTCATAGGCGCTGAACTTGACCATCGCCTTCTGCCCCGGGTGGAGGAAGGCCACGTCCTGCGGGCGGATGCGCGCCTCGATCAGCAGGTTGTCCTCCAGGGGCACCACTTCCACCATGTCGTTGCCGGGCTGCACCACGCCGCCGATGGTGTTGACCTTCAGTTGCTTGATCACGCCGTTGACCGGGGAGACCACGGTGGTGCGGGTGACGCGGTCGTCGATGGCCTTGCCAGTGGAGGTGATCTTCTGCAGCTCGGTGCGGGCTTCGTTGAGTTCCTTGAAGGCATCGGACTGGAACGACAGCTTGCTTTCTTCCATCTTCCGCTCGATTTCCTTCACCGCCGCCTCGGCCCGGGGGATGGCCAGGTTGGTGCCGTTGAGCTCGCCGCGCATTTCCACCGCGCTGCGGCGCAGGCGCAGGATCTCCACCTCGGAGATGGCGCCGGTGCCCACCAGCGGCTGGGACATGTTCAGTTCCTGCTGCAGCAGCCCCAGGCTGGAGGCGTACTGCTGCGACTTGGAGCGGAATTCGGCCAGTTCCTGCTGCTTCTGGCGCAGCTGCTCCTGGAGGATGTGCTGCTCGCTGTCCAGGCGCTGCAGGCGTTTGCGGTACAGCGCCATTTCGTCCTCGGCCAGTTGCGGCGAGGCCTTGGCGATTTCCGGCGGCAGGGTGAAGGGGCGATCCTCGGCCTCGGCCGAGAGCCGTTGCACGCGGGCCATGAGCGCCAGGCGGTCGGCTTCGGTCTCGCCCTTGTTGGAGAGGAAGCGGGTGTCGTCCAGGCGCAGCAGCACGTCGCCCTTGCTCACCACCTGGCCCTCGCGCACGAAGATCTCCGAGACGATGCCGCCCTCGAGGTTCTGGATCACCTGGATCTTGCTGGAGGGGATGGCCTTGCCTTCACCGGTGGTGACTTCCTCCAGCACGGCGAACTTGGCCCAGACCAGGGCGACGATCAGTAGCGTGCAGGCCACCCAGACGGTGATGCGGGTGCCGGTGGGGGAGTCCTCCAGGGCGGCGCCGTCCACCTCGGGCATGAACTCGGTGTCGGGCTTGCTGCCCAGGCCGCCGAAGTAGTCGCGGACCGATCGGGTGCTTTCCATGTTCTGCTCCTAGACGGCCGCTGGGCCGACGCGGCCCTTGCGCAAGGCTTCGATCACCGCGTCCTTCGGACCGTCGGCGACTATGTGGCCGCCATCGAGCACCACCAGGCGTTCCACCAGGCTGAGCATGGAGGCGCGGTGGGTGATGAGCAGCACGGTCTTGCCCTGGGCCCAGCCGTGCAGGCGGTTGCGCAGGATGTCTTCGCTGGTGTTGTCCATGGCGCTGGTGGGTTCGTCCAGCAGCAGGATGGGCGGGTCCAGCAACAGCGCGCGGGCCAGCAGCACCGCCTGGCGCTGGCCGCCGGAGAGCAGCTGGCCACGCTCGCCCACCGGGCGGTCGAAGCCTTGCGGGTGCTGGCGGGCCAGTTCGGTGACGCCGGTCAGCTCGGCCACTTCCAGCATCCGCGCGTCGTTCACGTAGCGCGCGCCGAGGGTCAGGTTGTCGCGCAGGCTCCCGGCGATCAGCGGCATGTCGTGGGTGACGAAGCCGATCTGGTGGCGCAGGTCGGCGACGTCCAGCTGGCGCAGGTCGATGCCGTCCAGCAGCAGCTGGCCCTGTTCGGGGCTGTAGAAGTTCATCACCAGGCGCGCCAGGGTGCTTTTGCCCGAGCCGCTGCGGCCGATGATGCCGACCCGCTCGCCGGCGTTCAGCCGCAGGCTGACGTTGGCCAGCGCAGGCGCGGCCTGGTCGGGGTAGCTGAAGCTCACCCCGCGCACGTCGATGGCGCCCTTGATGTGGGTGCGCTCCAGCGGTTGCTGCTTGTTTTCCCGTTCCTGGGGCAGGCCCATGAGCATGTCGGTGCTCTTCATGGTCAGCTGCGCCTGCTGGTAGCGGGTGATCAGCCCGGCGATCTGCCCCAGCGGTGCGAGCACGCGGCTGTTGAGCATGTAGCTGGCCACCAGGGCGCCGACGCTGAGGTTGCCGGCGATGATGCTGTAGACCCCGGCGATGATCATCGCCAGGCCGGCGAACTGCTGCAGGAACATGGTGCCGTTGGTGACCACGGCGGAGAGGAAGCGCGCATGGCTGTCCAGGCGGGTGAGGGCGCCGTGGGTGCGCTCCCAGCGGTGCTGGCGCTCGCTCTCGGCACTGCAGGCCTTGAGCGTCTCCAGGCCCGA includes the following:
- a CDS encoding eCIS core domain-containing protein translates to MPRALPVSLLLALFVTAAPHLAFACAEGETEVCLGGCICVPDPNGVLAPYQERAGAVAASALEGWLLRSRESAARQGTLPIPAEIRQRLLPWYPAELLDAVRYKVGDSDEMNAARTMLQNPDIKAVTLVDIIVFRTEDAALHDVALWAHELFHVQQYRDWGSAGFAQRYSRDFNAVEAPAYSRQLEVSRALRRGE
- a CDS encoding type I secretion system permease/ATPase; this encodes MTTMEMAGATVDPRQSHDDPLLDGLLILCRLHECPASRGSLTAGLPLANQRLTPDLLARAAARVGLQGRLLRRELGAISPLNLPVLLLLKDGRSAVLNQWGKDGRALILPCESDGGQQWIDPELLAAAYSGEALFARPRHELEETRAPLVPRVKSWFRDTLRLSRWLYTDAVLASLLINLLGMLVPLFVMQTYDRVVPNQATSTLWVLTIGLLIGTGFDLLLRVLRAHLLDTAGKKTDVVLSATLFERITGMSMKARPTTIGGFAQSIHDFQGLREFLTAVTLTSLIDLPFSILMLLVIGLLGGWLVVIPVLAFPITAIFAWIIQTRLRDTVQRSLALGAERQALLIETLSGLETLKACSAESERQHRWERTHGALTRLDSHARFLSAVVTNGTMFLQQFAGLAMIIAGVYSIIAGNLSVGALVASYMLNSRVLAPLGQIAGLITRYQQAQLTMKSTDMLMGLPQERENKQQPLERTHIKGAIDVRGVSFSYPDQAAPALANVSLRLNAGERVGIIGRSGSGKSTLARLVMNFYSPEQGQLLLDGIDLRQLDVADLRHQIGFVTHDMPLIAGSLRDNLTLGARYVNDARMLEVAELTGVTELARQHPQGFDRPVGERGQLLSGGQRQAVLLARALLLDPPILLLDEPTSAMDNTSEDILRNRLHGWAQGKTVLLITHRASMLSLVERLVVLDGGHIVADGPKDAVIEALRKGRVGPAAV
- a CDS encoding HlyD family type I secretion periplasmic adaptor subunit; protein product: MESTRSVRDYFGGLGSKPDTEFMPEVDGAALEDSPTGTRITVWVACTLLIVALVWAKFAVLEEVTTGEGKAIPSSKIQVIQNLEGGIVSEIFVREGQVVSKGDVLLRLDDTRFLSNKGETEADRLALMARVQRLSAEAEDRPFTLPPEIAKASPQLAEDEMALYRKRLQRLDSEQHILQEQLRQKQQELAEFRSKSQQYASSLGLLQQELNMSQPLVGTGAISEVEILRLRRSAVEMRGELNGTNLAIPRAEAAVKEIERKMEESKLSFQSDAFKELNEARTELQKITSTGKAIDDRVTRTTVVSPVNGVIKQLKVNTIGGVVQPGNDMVEVVPLEDNLLIEARIRPQDVAFLHPGQKAMVKFSAYDYTIYGGLKAKLELIGADTITDDKGNSFYLIQVRTDKSHLGKDDHPLLIIPGMIATVDIITGEKSVLDYLLKPVLKARSEAMRER